From Salinirubellus salinus, the proteins below share one genomic window:
- a CDS encoding DUF106 domain-containing protein — protein MAQTAEKVESLVGSDGRMEEVLRHVLDRAEDGAVSFADVSDEVDSGEWGRVIERGLLVEDGDEYVVRDPAGVREALDAAVWKDRPSGSGATDLEPPEDDSSWSTYDKAAALGAVGLFAGYSITPVRNAIGNVMDVGLGFLDAALPFYVVILVLALFTGLYSTLLQSNLMNTEKMAYYQQKMKDLQNRRKEAQESGDEAELDRIQEEQMEAMGENLGMFKEQFRPMVWIMLLTIPVFLWMYWMILSPEQAVTPAQITMPLIGELNAVPDGVQGLKPDQGWRTQVIGPLEAWIVWYFVCSMGFNQIIRKSLNIQTTPDTS, from the coding sequence ATGGCACAGACAGCCGAGAAGGTGGAGTCACTCGTCGGCTCCGACGGGCGGATGGAGGAGGTGCTGCGCCACGTGCTCGACCGGGCCGAGGACGGCGCCGTCTCCTTCGCTGACGTCTCCGACGAGGTGGACTCGGGGGAGTGGGGCCGGGTCATCGAGCGTGGCCTCCTCGTCGAGGACGGCGACGAGTACGTGGTCCGCGACCCCGCGGGGGTCCGCGAGGCGCTGGACGCCGCCGTCTGGAAGGACCGTCCCAGTGGGTCCGGGGCCACGGACCTCGAACCACCCGAGGACGACTCCTCGTGGTCGACGTACGACAAGGCGGCGGCGCTGGGTGCGGTGGGCCTGTTCGCGGGCTACTCCATCACCCCGGTCCGCAACGCCATCGGGAACGTGATGGACGTCGGACTGGGGTTCCTCGACGCGGCGCTCCCGTTCTACGTGGTCATCCTGGTGCTGGCACTGTTCACCGGGCTCTACTCGACGCTCCTCCAGTCGAACCTGATGAACACGGAGAAGATGGCCTACTACCAGCAGAAGATGAAGGACCTGCAGAACCGCCGGAAGGAGGCGCAGGAGTCCGGCGACGAGGCCGAGCTCGACCGCATCCAGGAGGAGCAGATGGAGGCGATGGGCGAGAACCTCGGGATGTTCAAGGAGCAGTTCCGCCCGATGGTCTGGATCATGCTGCTGACCATCCCGGTCTTCCTCTGGATGTACTGGATGATCCTCTCGCCGGAGCAGGCGGTCACCCCGGCACAGATCACGATGCCCCTCATCGGCGAACTCAACGCCGTCCCCGACGGCGTGCAGGGGCTCAAGCCCGACCAGGGCTGGCGGACGCAGGTCATCGGACCGCTGGAGGCGTGGATCGTCTGGTACTTCGTCTGCTCGATGGGGTTCAACCAGATCATCCGGAAGTCGCTGAACATCCAGACGACGCCGGATACCAGCTAG
- a CDS encoding phytoene/squalene synthase family protein, producing the protein MVDSSQLAESKEIHRKTGRTFYYATRLLPERVRHATYVLYAFFRVADEVVDDVEADTSPAEQRRRLEAIREAALGREPDGSVPDAEVLAAFSELRERYGIPDREVEVFVEAMLTDIEKARYETYEELETYMRGSASAVGVMMTYVMEPDEPEAAMSHAQRLGEAFQLTNFVRDVGEDIVERDRIYLPRETLETYGVTEAQIRRREYDEAFAGAVEHELRRAESLYREGVAGIKYLPEDCQLPVLTAAVLYADHHRLVRRLDGDTLTRTPELSPLRKALLVAKTWAYWRWHRDPEAVFARVSAVPTTAETRREPGPGEPLVAR; encoded by the coding sequence ATGGTAGACAGTTCTCAGCTCGCCGAGAGCAAGGAGATACACCGGAAGACGGGTCGCACGTTCTACTACGCGACCCGTCTGCTCCCCGAGCGGGTGCGGCACGCGACGTACGTCCTCTACGCGTTCTTCAGGGTCGCCGACGAGGTGGTCGACGACGTGGAGGCGGACACCTCCCCCGCCGAGCAGCGCCGCCGTCTGGAGGCGATCCGGGAGGCCGCCCTCGGCCGCGAGCCCGACGGCAGCGTCCCCGACGCCGAGGTGCTGGCCGCCTTCTCCGAACTCCGAGAGCGCTACGGCATCCCCGACCGGGAGGTCGAGGTGTTCGTGGAGGCGATGCTCACCGACATCGAGAAGGCCCGCTACGAGACCTACGAGGAGCTGGAGACCTACATGCGCGGGTCGGCCTCCGCCGTCGGCGTGATGATGACGTACGTGATGGAACCCGACGAGCCAGAGGCCGCGATGTCCCACGCCCAGCGCCTCGGCGAAGCCTTCCAGTTGACGAACTTCGTCCGCGACGTGGGCGAGGACATCGTCGAACGCGACCGCATCTACCTCCCCCGCGAGACGCTCGAGACGTACGGCGTCACCGAGGCACAGATTCGGCGCCGTGAGTACGACGAGGCGTTCGCCGGGGCCGTCGAACACGAACTCCGGCGCGCGGAGTCCCTCTATCGGGAGGGCGTCGCCGGCATCAAGTACCTCCCCGAGGACTGCCAGCTCCCCGTGCTCACGGCCGCGGTCCTCTACGCGGACCACCACCGCCTCGTCCGCCGACTCGACGGCGACACGCTCACCCGGACCCCGGAGCTGTCGCCCCTCCGGAAGGCGCTCCTCGTCGCCAAGACGTGGGCCTACTGGCGTTGGCATCGAGACCCCGAGGCCGTGTTCGCCCGCGTCTCCGCGGTGCCGACGACGGCCGAGACGCGTCGCGAACCCGGTCCCGGCGAACCGCTCGTCGCGCGCTGA
- a CDS encoding DsbA family protein — protein sequence MDTRRAFLAAGAGTLAVLAGCTSGPNGGGDGSGGGDGSDGTTAGTPTPEAAETLATHPAARDLDAQPRLGPPVDEAAGVVVAFEDPSCTLCRRFEENTLPDLRSNLVDTGDAAFVYRGYPVIYPWGKPASQALESTFAADADAFWALKDHYFAEQGTFTTDNVLEETEAFLASETSVDAAAVVDDARNERHDAAVQADIEAAQAAGAGSQTPIFYLFRDGEFQTRVSGPQGYDVFAAAMGF from the coding sequence ATGGACACACGGCGTGCGTTCCTCGCGGCCGGCGCGGGCACCTTGGCGGTACTCGCCGGGTGTACGAGCGGACCGAACGGGGGTGGCGACGGGAGCGGTGGCGGGGACGGCAGCGACGGGACCACGGCCGGGACGCCGACGCCCGAGGCCGCCGAGACGCTGGCGACCCACCCTGCGGCACGGGACCTCGACGCCCAGCCACGCCTCGGGCCGCCGGTCGACGAGGCGGCCGGCGTCGTCGTCGCGTTCGAGGACCCCTCCTGTACGCTCTGCCGGCGGTTCGAGGAGAACACGCTCCCCGACCTCCGGTCGAACCTCGTCGACACGGGGGACGCGGCGTTCGTCTACCGCGGCTACCCGGTCATCTACCCGTGGGGGAAGCCGGCGTCGCAGGCGCTCGAGTCGACGTTCGCGGCCGACGCCGACGCGTTCTGGGCGCTGAAGGACCACTACTTCGCGGAACAGGGGACGTTCACCACGGACAACGTCCTCGAGGAGACGGAGGCGTTCCTCGCCAGCGAGACGAGCGTCGACGCCGCGGCCGTCGTGGACGACGCCCGGAACGAGCGCCACGACGCAGCCGTGCAGGCCGACATCGAGGCAGCGCAGGCCGCCGGCGCGGGGAGCCAGACGCCCATCTTCTACCTGTTCCGCGACGGCGAGTTCCAGACACGTGTCTCGGGACCGCAGGGCTACGACGTGTTCGCCGCGGCGATGGGGTTCTGA
- a CDS encoding DUF7553 family protein: protein MSRTRLTTASEHLREAAEASDDTAAERLRGFADRLDRMAEADRDPDHGKLASVLLKLDEIAAGLDEEQAARVQSAREEITAFRETVPGV, encoded by the coding sequence ATGAGCCGCACCAGACTCACCACCGCGAGCGAGCACCTGCGAGAGGCCGCCGAGGCAAGCGACGACACCGCCGCCGAGCGTCTCCGGGGGTTCGCCGACCGCCTCGACCGGATGGCCGAGGCCGACCGCGACCCGGACCACGGCAAACTGGCGTCGGTCCTCCTGAAACTCGACGAGATCGCCGCGGGGCTGGACGAGGAACAGGCCGCGAGGGTCCAGTCCGCACGCGAGGAGATAACGGCGTTCCGCGAGACCGTCCCGGGCGTCTGA
- a CDS encoding universal stress protein — MTTFLVGTDSVATSERLVEYLEGRATDDDSIYVVNSLRGGDGTSDEDVLEGRDAIDAVEEALPNVDPHQLVRGNSPQEDMLEFAEKNDVDELIIGIRKRSPTGKLMFGSTAQDLLLTTEMPVVCVPLTEGK, encoded by the coding sequence ATGACGACCTTCCTGGTCGGTACGGATAGCGTGGCGACGAGCGAACGACTGGTCGAGTATCTCGAGGGGCGCGCCACCGACGACGACTCCATCTACGTGGTGAACTCCCTCCGCGGCGGCGACGGCACCTCCGACGAGGACGTCCTCGAGGGCCGCGACGCCATCGACGCGGTCGAGGAGGCGCTCCCGAACGTGGACCCACACCAGCTCGTCCGCGGCAACAGCCCGCAGGAGGACATGCTCGAGTTCGCCGAGAAGAACGACGTGGACGAACTGATCATCGGTATCCGCAAGCGCTCGCCGACGGGGAAACTGATGTTCGGCTCCACCGCGCAGGACCTGCTCCTCACGACCGAGATGCCGGTCGTCTGTGTGCCGCTGACCGAGGGCAAGTAG
- a CDS encoding TIGR00300 family protein, producing the protein MTVSRVVELEGHIIDSGMMQAAFGIVMDMGGSFDVEEFDVGRTKTSTSYARMTVSADTPEELQSIVHELHQNGANPVDPQDVDLDPAPRDQVVPQGFYSTTNHPTDVRVDGEWIAVEDVEMDCAVVVERDGNGDPVRAYTKVLNAIEAGDLVVTGEAGIRVRPPERPRDKGGAFGFMQGGVSAERPSESTIAQIADAIVETREAGGDVLAVCGPALIHSGARGALAELVREGYVTMLSAGNGFAVHDLEHDLYGTSLGMDTESLDHPRKGHKHHIYTISEIIREGGIEAAVESGTIDSGVMYECVRNDRPFVLAGSIRDDGPLPDTITDAVEAQNAIREQAHEADLVLMLSTLLHSVAVGNCLPSTTKVVCVDINPATVTQLLDRGSAQAVGMVTDIGTFVPILTEKVLAAEAEAAAGDD; encoded by the coding sequence ATGACCGTCTCTCGCGTGGTCGAACTCGAGGGCCACATCATCGACTCCGGGATGATGCAGGCCGCGTTCGGCATCGTCATGGACATGGGTGGGTCGTTCGACGTCGAGGAGTTCGACGTCGGCCGGACCAAGACCTCCACCTCCTACGCCCGGATGACTGTCAGTGCCGACACGCCCGAGGAACTCCAGAGCATCGTCCACGAACTCCACCAGAACGGCGCGAACCCGGTCGACCCGCAGGACGTCGACCTCGACCCCGCGCCCCGCGACCAGGTGGTCCCACAGGGGTTCTACTCCACGACGAACCACCCGACGGACGTCCGCGTGGACGGCGAGTGGATCGCGGTGGAGGACGTCGAGATGGACTGTGCCGTCGTCGTGGAGCGCGACGGCAACGGCGACCCGGTCCGGGCGTACACGAAGGTGCTGAACGCCATCGAGGCCGGTGACCTCGTCGTCACGGGCGAGGCGGGCATCAGGGTCCGGCCACCCGAACGCCCCCGCGACAAGGGCGGGGCGTTCGGTTTCATGCAGGGCGGGGTCTCCGCCGAGCGTCCGTCCGAGTCGACCATCGCGCAGATCGCCGACGCCATCGTCGAGACCCGGGAGGCCGGCGGCGACGTCCTCGCCGTCTGTGGCCCGGCGCTCATCCACTCGGGGGCGCGGGGAGCCCTCGCCGAACTCGTCCGCGAGGGGTACGTGACGATGCTCTCGGCGGGCAACGGCTTCGCCGTCCACGACCTCGAACACGACCTCTACGGCACCTCGCTCGGGATGGACACCGAGAGCCTCGACCACCCGCGAAAGGGCCACAAGCACCACATCTACACCATCAGCGAGATCATCCGGGAGGGCGGCATCGAGGCGGCCGTCGAGTCGGGAACCATCGACTCCGGCGTGATGTACGAGTGCGTACGGAACGACCGGCCGTTCGTCCTCGCCGGGTCCATCCGCGACGACGGCCCGCTACCGGACACCATCACCGACGCCGTCGAGGCGCAGAACGCCATCCGCGAGCAGGCCCACGAGGCCGACCTCGTGTTGATGCTCTCGACGCTGCTGCACTCGGTCGCCGTCGGTAACTGTCTCCCGTCGACGACGAAGGTGGTCTGTGTCGACATCAACCCCGCGACGGTGACGCAGTTGCTGGACCGCGGCAGCGCGCAGGCGGTCGGGATGGTCACCGACATCGGGACGTTCGTCCCCATCCTCACGGAGAAGGTGCTCGCGGCCGAGGCGGAGGCGGCCGCCGGCGACGACTAG
- a CDS encoding prenyltransferase — protein sequence MTEFGLDRVLPPEDTSYGYLLRLSRPRFWLYLAGPVVVAVAFAADSVAELFSPLSLVLFAYFAVPANVYLYGINDIFDREVDAENPKKDDKEVRYDGSRLTVAAVAVTGLAGLAFVPYFLWVGQPAAAVVMVAYLFLATEYSAPPLRFKTVPFFDSISNGLYILPGVLAWTAIEGTLPPLGAIAGGWLWTMGMHTFSAIPDIEPDRAAGIRTTATELGEFNTFLYCAMAWLLAAAAFVTVHPFFTVVLLLYPLLVFGIVFADVDPDEAYWWYPLINTLTGMVITLAGLWVLVYG from the coding sequence ATGACGGAGTTCGGGCTGGACCGCGTGCTGCCGCCGGAGGACACCAGCTACGGCTACCTCCTGCGCCTCTCGCGCCCCCGGTTCTGGCTTTACCTCGCCGGCCCCGTCGTCGTCGCCGTCGCGTTCGCGGCGGACAGCGTGGCCGAACTGTTCAGCCCACTCTCGCTCGTACTGTTCGCGTACTTCGCCGTCCCGGCGAACGTCTACCTCTACGGCATCAACGACATCTTCGACCGGGAGGTAGACGCCGAGAACCCCAAGAAGGACGACAAGGAGGTTCGCTACGACGGCTCGCGGCTCACGGTGGCGGCCGTCGCCGTCACCGGCCTCGCCGGCCTCGCGTTCGTCCCGTACTTCCTCTGGGTCGGCCAGCCGGCGGCGGCCGTCGTGATGGTCGCGTACCTGTTCCTCGCGACGGAGTACTCGGCCCCGCCGCTCCGGTTCAAGACGGTGCCGTTCTTCGACTCCATCTCGAACGGGCTCTACATCCTGCCGGGCGTGCTGGCGTGGACGGCCATCGAGGGGACGCTCCCCCCGCTCGGCGCCATCGCCGGCGGGTGGCTCTGGACGATGGGGATGCACACCTTCAGCGCCATCCCGGACATCGAACCGGACCGGGCCGCCGGCATCCGGACGACGGCGACCGAACTCGGCGAGTTCAACACGTTCCTCTACTGCGCGATGGCGTGGCTGCTGGCCGCGGCGGCGTTCGTCACCGTCCACCCGTTCTTCACGGTGGTCCTGTTGCTCTATCCCCTGCTCGTCTTCGGCATCGTCTTCGCGGACGTGGACCCGGACGAGGCGTACTGGTGGTACCCGCTCATCAACACGCTCACGGGGATGGTCATCACGCTCGCGGGGCTGTGGGTGCTCGTGTATGGATAG
- a CDS encoding mechanosensitive ion channel family protein, giving the protein MQPGLLQTGLGPFTEQLISDIVAIAPRVAGAILVLLIGYVVGRVLGGVISRVVDRLEIDRQVLKTPLGGALGGTEKAVSRSLGKVGAYFVYALAILAAADTLAIDLLSAWIADAVSYLPAFVAGALIIVLGFVLADFFGDVVANTESLTDTAYTDLFANSIRLFLYFVVTVIGLGTMGVDVQILNTFATALAIGLAVGLALAIGLSVGLGGRDYVSENIGRWVSRGTDIDIEPTTVERSEDVDVSPGDD; this is encoded by the coding sequence ATGCAACCAGGACTGCTACAGACCGGACTGGGACCGTTCACGGAACAGCTGATAAGCGACATCGTCGCCATCGCGCCGCGGGTCGCCGGGGCGATACTCGTCCTGCTCATCGGCTACGTCGTCGGCCGGGTGCTCGGTGGGGTCATCAGCCGCGTGGTCGACCGGCTCGAGATCGACCGACAGGTGTTGAAGACGCCCCTCGGCGGCGCGCTCGGCGGGACGGAGAAGGCCGTCTCGCGGTCGCTGGGGAAGGTCGGCGCGTACTTCGTCTACGCGCTGGCCATCCTCGCGGCGGCGGACACGCTCGCCATCGACCTGCTGTCGGCGTGGATCGCCGACGCGGTGTCGTACCTGCCCGCGTTCGTCGCAGGGGCACTCATCATCGTCCTCGGGTTCGTACTGGCGGACTTCTTCGGTGACGTCGTCGCCAACACGGAGTCGCTGACCGACACCGCCTACACCGACCTGTTCGCCAACTCCATCCGCCTGTTCCTCTACTTCGTCGTCACCGTCATCGGCCTCGGAACGATGGGCGTGGACGTGCAGATACTCAACACGTTCGCGACGGCGCTGGCCATCGGGCTGGCGGTCGGCCTCGCGCTGGCCATCGGGCTGAGTGTCGGTCTCGGGGGCCGCGACTACGTCTCCGAGAACATCGGCCGCTGGGTCAGCCGCGGGACGGACATCGACATCGAGCCGACCACGGTCGAGCGCAGCGAGGACGTGGACGTCTCGCCGGGCGACGACTGA
- a CDS encoding dehydratase, whose amino-acid sequence MTDPSDTPLEEGRTVTFERTFDHADVERFVEVSEDRGEHHLEPDAEGRLLVHGLLTATLPTKVGGAYDVLASRMEFEFRRPVWTGETVQCAVTFTRVERDEARERRHVEATFDCTRAGETVLTGGFEGVVRDGPDG is encoded by the coding sequence ATGACCGACCCGAGCGATACACCACTCGAGGAGGGGCGGACCGTGACGTTCGAGCGGACGTTCGACCACGCGGACGTCGAGCGGTTCGTCGAGGTGTCCGAGGACCGCGGCGAGCACCACCTCGAGCCGGACGCGGAGGGGCGACTGCTCGTCCACGGCCTGTTGACGGCGACGCTCCCGACGAAGGTGGGCGGGGCCTACGACGTGCTCGCCTCGCGGATGGAGTTCGAGTTCCGCCGCCCGGTCTGGACCGGTGAGACCGTCCAGTGTGCGGTGACGTTCACGCGCGTCGAGCGCGACGAGGCGCGAGAGCGGCGGCACGTGGAGGCGACGTTCGACTGCACCCGCGCGGGCGAGACCGTCCTGACCGGCGGGTTCGAGGGGGTCGTCAGGGACGGCCCCGACGGGTGA
- the cruF gene encoding bisanhydrobacterioruberin hydratase, with protein sequence MDRTLSVPNWSFPESRAEVERALDTLVLENRFTIAVVFPAVGALMLLASAEALLGPLNFNPYLVLFGTIVMRLPLVAGVAPLTDRRAAIALGLLTCYAFGIELLGVTTGWPYGSFEYGVELGPMLFGKVPLGLPVFFFPLVLNSYLLVSLLLGDRAASTPLRLGATIGTVLAMDLVLDPGAVALGFWQYDLAGVAVTYYEVPWTNYAGWVLSATVAVLAFDLGFDRAGLRRRLEETPFMLDDLVSFVILWGVVNAYFGQWVPVAIAAALGAGLLYTDRFDFDVRSAVRPLGR encoded by the coding sequence ATGGATAGGACGCTCTCGGTGCCGAACTGGTCGTTCCCGGAGAGCCGCGCGGAGGTGGAACGGGCGCTCGACACGCTCGTCCTCGAGAACCGGTTCACCATCGCCGTCGTGTTCCCCGCCGTCGGCGCGCTGATGCTGCTGGCCTCGGCCGAGGCGCTGCTCGGCCCGCTGAACTTCAACCCGTACCTCGTGCTGTTCGGGACCATCGTGATGCGCCTCCCGCTGGTCGCGGGCGTGGCGCCGCTCACGGACCGCCGGGCGGCCATCGCACTCGGACTGCTGACGTGCTACGCGTTCGGTATCGAACTGCTCGGGGTGACGACCGGGTGGCCGTACGGCTCCTTCGAGTACGGCGTCGAACTCGGACCGATGCTGTTCGGGAAGGTGCCGCTCGGCCTGCCCGTGTTCTTCTTCCCCCTCGTCCTCAACAGCTACCTGCTGGTCTCGCTCCTGCTGGGCGACCGGGCCGCGAGCACCCCGCTCAGGCTGGGCGCGACCATCGGGACCGTCCTCGCGATGGACCTCGTCCTCGACCCCGGCGCGGTGGCACTCGGCTTCTGGCAGTACGACCTCGCCGGCGTCGCGGTGACGTACTACGAGGTGCCGTGGACGAACTACGCGGGCTGGGTGCTCTCGGCCACGGTGGCCGTCCTCGCGTTCGACCTCGGCTTCGACAGGGCCGGCCTGCGTCGCCGCCTCGAGGAGACCCCGTTCATGCTCGACGACCTCGTCTCGTTCGTCATCCTCTGGGGGGTCGTCAACGCCTACTTCGGGCAGTGGGTCCCCGTCGCCATCGCCGCGGCACTGGGCGCCGGGTTGCTCTACACGGACCGCTTCGACTTCGACGTGCGGAGCGCGGTCCGGCCGCTCGGCCGGTAG
- a CDS encoding bacterio-opsin activator domain-containing protein: MRDARVLVVGRDADCAVDSGRRTLDVVKVRRPRAALERLDEGFDYVVCHDCTPEEVAGFETAATCPVLEGLPETERTLAERVDALVGALETDGGVSLGPHAELSAAVKRRAIDAAPVGVTIADARLEDYPLVYVNDGFETMTGYTASEVLGRNCRFLQGEGTDPLSVTRFREALDRAEPRVVELRNYRKDGSPFWNRVELAPVEDEAGAVTHFVGFQMDVTARREAEAEVERERADLEALLDRVNGLLGDVTAGLMEASSRRAVERALTERLAGSGAYRGAWVATPDLGSGRLEPGASVGVEDPPTVSLDGDTLVARAHGTGELVFGTGRTADGDEEPVAAVPLQYRGTTYGVCCVHGGAGTTFGQHDRAVFRVLGRAAATAIHAIEGRRLLGSDAVTELELRLPESFPAALAARLEATLTYEGAVFGDDHVRTFYTVAGADAATVTAEAARESAVEGCRAVTGDPDPLLEFVVGTESLVSAIADRGAELRTAAADADGVTLTLSLPVGAETRSVVESLRGRFGPVELLATRERDRPTRTRPEFREELESRLTDRQLTALRLAHVGGYFAPTRRASGDELAAAMGVSRSTFHQHLRAAQRKLVDGFFDPESDT; the protein is encoded by the coding sequence ATGAGAGACGCCCGAGTCCTCGTGGTCGGACGAGACGCCGACTGCGCCGTGGACTCGGGGAGACGGACGCTCGACGTGGTCAAGGTACGCCGGCCGCGAGCGGCACTCGAACGACTGGACGAGGGGTTCGACTACGTGGTCTGTCACGACTGCACGCCCGAGGAGGTGGCGGGGTTCGAGACGGCCGCCACCTGTCCCGTACTCGAAGGACTCCCGGAGACGGAGCGCACGCTCGCCGAGCGGGTCGACGCGCTCGTGGGGGCACTCGAGACGGACGGCGGCGTCTCGCTGGGTCCCCACGCCGAACTCTCGGCGGCGGTGAAGCGGCGCGCGATCGACGCCGCGCCGGTGGGCGTGACCATCGCCGACGCCCGCCTCGAGGACTACCCCCTCGTCTACGTCAACGACGGGTTCGAGACGATGACGGGGTACACCGCGTCCGAGGTGCTCGGGCGGAACTGCCGGTTCCTCCAGGGTGAGGGGACGGACCCGCTCTCGGTCACCCGGTTCCGGGAGGCGCTCGATCGGGCCGAACCGCGGGTCGTCGAGTTGCGGAACTACCGGAAGGACGGCAGCCCGTTCTGGAACCGCGTCGAACTCGCACCGGTGGAGGACGAGGCCGGTGCGGTCACGCACTTCGTCGGCTTCCAGATGGACGTTACCGCCCGGCGCGAGGCCGAGGCCGAGGTGGAGCGCGAGCGTGCGGACCTGGAGGCGCTGCTCGACCGGGTGAACGGGTTGCTCGGTGACGTGACGGCGGGGCTGATGGAGGCCTCCAGCAGACGGGCGGTCGAGCGGGCGCTCACGGAGCGTCTCGCCGGGAGCGGCGCCTACCGCGGGGCGTGGGTGGCGACGCCCGACCTCGGGAGCGGTCGCCTCGAACCCGGCGCGAGCGTGGGCGTCGAGGACCCGCCGACCGTGTCGCTCGACGGCGACACGCTGGTCGCCCGCGCCCACGGGACGGGGGAGCTCGTCTTCGGGACGGGGCGCACGGCCGACGGCGACGAGGAGCCGGTGGCCGCCGTCCCCCTCCAGTACCGGGGGACGACCTACGGCGTCTGCTGTGTCCACGGGGGCGCGGGGACCACCTTCGGCCAGCACGACCGGGCGGTCTTCCGGGTGCTGGGGCGGGCGGCCGCGACGGCGATCCACGCCATCGAGGGGCGGCGACTGCTCGGGAGCGACGCCGTCACCGAACTGGAGTTGCGGCTGCCCGAGTCGTTCCCCGCGGCCCTCGCGGCGCGACTGGAAGCGACGCTCACCTACGAGGGGGCGGTCTTCGGCGACGACCACGTCCGCACGTTCTACACCGTGGCGGGGGCGGACGCGGCCACGGTGACGGCCGAGGCGGCCCGCGAATCCGCCGTGGAAGGCTGTCGAGCCGTCACCGGTGACCCGGACCCGCTGCTGGAGTTCGTCGTCGGCACCGAGTCGCTCGTCTCGGCCATCGCGGACCGGGGGGCCGAGCTCCGGACCGCGGCGGCCGACGCCGACGGGGTGACGCTCACGCTCTCGCTCCCGGTCGGTGCCGAGACGCGGTCGGTGGTCGAGTCGTTGCGGGGACGCTTCGGCCCGGTGGAACTCCTCGCCACGCGCGAACGCGACCGCCCGACGCGGACGCGCCCGGAGTTCCGCGAGGAACTGGAGTCGCGGCTCACCGACCGGCAGTTGACCGCGCTCAGACTCGCCCACGTCGGCGGCTACTTCGCGCCCACCCGTCGCGCCTCGGGCGACGAACTCGCCGCCGCGATGGGCGTCTCGCGGTCGACGTTCCACCAGCACCTCCGGGCTGCCCAGCGGAAACTGGTGGACGGCTTCTTCGACCCGGAGAGCGATACCTGA
- a CDS encoding OsmC family protein: MGDSRLTHYEVSASRVSPQRTQVTTEDGEFVVGHDVNPVEYLLGSVLACLNSTGTMVARDMDIDIESLEATIEGDVNYATYLGKETEDRPGLQGVDVTLSVETAGDADLDAWLSAVEERCPVSDNITGETGLSVTLD, from the coding sequence ATGGGTGACTCCAGACTAACCCACTACGAGGTCAGTGCATCGCGTGTCAGTCCGCAGCGGACCCAGGTGACGACCGAGGACGGAGAGTTCGTCGTCGGACACGACGTGAATCCCGTCGAGTATCTCCTCGGCTCCGTCCTGGCCTGTCTCAACTCGACCGGGACGATGGTCGCCCGCGACATGGATATCGACATCGAGTCTCTCGAGGCGACGATCGAGGGAGACGTGAACTACGCGACGTATCTGGGCAAGGAGACCGAGGACCGTCCAGGGCTCCAGGGAGTAGATGTGACTCTCTCGGTCGAGACAGCGGGCGACGCCGACCTCGACGCCTGGCTCTCGGCCGTCGAGGAGCGGTGTCCGGTCAGCGACAACATCACGGGCGAGACCGGACTCAGCGTCACGCTCGACTGA
- a CDS encoding RDD family protein — protein sequence MFARPNPQMGTQRDVLPQRAAALGIDVLLLGILVAAAGFVLGAGLPLVAVAAVVAFGYLTYFEGTYGQTVGKRLMNVVVVNHRGYPCSYRAAAVRTLVGVVDALPSFFVVGLASILLTDGGQRIGDLAAETVVVRSTERGARM from the coding sequence ATGTTCGCCCGTCCGAACCCACAGATGGGGACGCAGCGAGACGTGCTCCCCCAGCGTGCCGCCGCACTCGGTATCGACGTCCTACTACTCGGCATCCTCGTCGCTGCCGCCGGGTTCGTCCTCGGGGCGGGGCTACCGCTCGTCGCCGTCGCCGCCGTCGTCGCCTTCGGTTACCTCACCTACTTCGAGGGGACCTACGGCCAGACGGTCGGCAAGCGACTGATGAACGTCGTCGTCGTCAACCACCGCGGCTACCCCTGTAGCTACCGGGCGGCCGCCGTCCGAACGCTCGTGGGCGTCGTCGACGCGCTCCCGTCGTTCTTCGTCGTCGGCCTCGCGTCCATCCTGCTGACCGACGGCGGCCAGCGCATCGGTGACCTCGCGGCGGAGACGGTCGTCGTGCGGTCGACGGAGCGCGGCGCTCGTATGTAG